A window of the Drosophila simulans strain w501 chromosome 2L, Prin_Dsim_3.1, whole genome shotgun sequence genome harbors these coding sequences:
- the LOC6732308 gene encoding uncharacterized protein LOC6732308, translating to MKFESLLIVCISLLLQLRMGATMPMDKALPPSVYATARRWNLHETVVNNMRITKRPWIVTKTEQCGKIIRETYMLSPNEEELIRRTEVLLMQIQGQLECLFSQLQSTLGFGSVYNNPFLNPVGFGFPVYNLFQNFPFIPEFKPQRIPTGEDRRHENNPRREDPRLNEQDAWNLRPQEVPQIDESIPNRESDSDRWVPNPTSTHRPSVPLPTLAPPSLTDTEPIWVPVPDPTSTERSSVPLPTLAPKGKGTDSAIDDFLAKVDLTVADIKEEDGQLVTTIVDKQGRVLSASFALSNENGQGGAGNYQSRTAK from the exons ATGAAGTTCGAAAGTCTTCTGATTGTTTGCATCAGTTTGCTTCTGCAATTACGG ATGGGAGCAACTATGCCTATGGACAAGGCACTCCCGCCCTCTGTGTATGCAACGGCTAGGCGTTGGAATCTGCATGAAACAGTTGTTAATAATATGCGGATAACCAAAAGGCCGTGGATAGTCACAAAAACTGAACAGTGCGGCAAGATAATTAGGGAAACCTACATGTTGAGCCCCAACGAAGAGGAACTCATAAGGAGAACGGAGGTACTGCTCATGCAAATTCAAGGACAATTGGAATGTTTATTTAGCCAGTTGCAATCGACATTAGGATTTGGCAGTGTCTACAATAATCCCTTCCTTAATCCGgtcggttttggttttcctgTCTATAATCTCTTCCAAAACTTTCCGTTTATCCCGGAATTTAAACCGCAACGTATTCCTACCGGTGAAGATCGCAGACATGAAAATAATCCTCGCCGAGAAGATCCCCGGTTGAATGAGCAGGATGCGTGGAATTTACGCCCTCAAGAAGTCCCCCAAATAGATGAAAGCATTCCCAATAGGGAATCGGATAGTGATAGATGGGTGCCAAATCCAACATCCACGCACCGGCCTTCGGTACCTTTGCCTACCCTGGCACCCCCAAGCTTGACTGATACGGAGCCCATATGGGTTCCAGTCCCTGATCCGACATCAACCGAACGGAGTTCGGTCCCACTGCCCACACTCGCACCCAAAGGCAAAGGAACTGACTCGGCAATCGATGACTTTTTGGCAAAGGTGGATCTCACTGTTGCGGACATCAAGGAGGAGGATGGCCAGCTGGTCACCACAATCGTGGACAAGCAAGGACGAGTTCTAAGTGCCAGTTTTGCACTGAGCAATGAGAACGGACAAGGGGGTGCGGGAAACTATCAAAGTCGCACtgcaaaataa